The following is a genomic window from Strongyloides ratti genome assembly S_ratti_ED321, chromosome : 1.
ACATTTTTTcccattttttaatttttttataacgtACTCGAAAATTTATAGTATATGAGGACGCCattatgattatatataaaacctAAAATTAGAATtcaactttttattaattttttatctttaatttatttaatttatttttttttttatttatttcaattgataaaataaaataaaaatattatagaaaaaaaataataaaaaaaaatataatttactaATGTATATCTATCAAATAACcgttaattttttctttaaaatttatttttacaaaagtaatttattttttttataatactaaaataacaaaaataatataataatataataatatttttttataatttcttttagcaaaattaataaatgcacatatattattatttttatctttattataaatatatttagtgtattattaaattttttttttaaaataaatattaaattgataattaaaggtaaatgtaaaataaaaaaaaaaatttttttttgttgtacaAAAACTTATggcaaatttttatttaaaatttgaaaaattttctattattgaatggattattatatatatttgtataactatatctatatttttaatccTATATTGTTTTACTAATTGTCTCTATGAAAAgtaagtttttaatataatatttattttctactTAGTGAGGAAttaaatttagttaaaatataatcacTGATTATaggaaataattttattgacaTAAGTTAACTTCacactaaaataaaaatactgttgtattttgttaaaatattacgtAGATAACAACTTTCATCatgtgattttttttttctaaaagaTTCTATCaaactttatttttgaacaatcttttttgaaattatcaaatttaaaaaagtttataatttaaaatactacaatattaagataaatttaGTAGTGTATATGTtcaaagaatattttttgaattgaattacaatttttgtattttgagaatgatattaaattatataaggAAGAATAATGTTTACTATATAGACATATATAACACAATAAACTAAGCCAATTTAGTTTATCTTTGTAGTGTTAAAGAAAATTGTAAGTATGTAGCTGAGttctaattttattctttatattttatatgttattcgcccttttaaaaaagatatatctattttttttttcctataattttaaaatcttttaactttacattgtattaaaaagttaaaatattgtcTTGTTTTAgattgttaataataatattttcaacttCAAAAAGTCGGAAAATGGAAAGTAGAACAGTTACAGCTATTCAGATTGAAAAAGGCaagtttataataaaacattatatattctCAACGCGAAAATActataaacaaataaaaaataaatgattgttaaatttttcttatcttacttttttttttattttttaatataattaaaatttaagataACATGAATCTTGTACAACCATTAATAGCTAAATTAGATGAACAAGTTAAACTTACAAGAAAAAGTCAAACAGATTTAAGTAGTAAAATTCAAGAAGTATCTTCATGTAAGTTaactaattattaaaatattttaaaattaatgataataaaattttttagactTAAAAGAAATAACTGATAAATTAGATAGACCATTTGAATTAGATAGTTATGCAAGAAAACTAGAAGAAAATAATGCTAGAATATTAAATGTTCAAACAACACTTATTTCAATTCAAGAACGTATTGGTGAGTTACAAAGaaatattcaaaaagaaGCTTATCAAACAAAAGAAGCATGTAACTTAACCACTAATTCTtgaacaactttttttttgaatataaacttcaatgatatttattttataatttcataaaaaaaaataattttttttcatatcatTTGTTTTACGATTTatcttatataaatttatataataatctttaatgtactaatatataaacaaattattaaaaaaaaaaatttaatctttaAATGGATATGATTTCAAGAAATctaagaatatattttatttagataatgatcattaattgaaattttgcacaaatttaataaatgacCAAGAAGTTAAAagacatttttaaattgcttttttaaaaaagaaattttggCTAATATAGGACAAAAACCTCTGGGGGATCAAATTGACTATTAAAGTgactataattttattttgtatatgttagaaataatcatataataatctaaatataaaagtttttttaattaatttttaaaaacacaTTGAAAGtatacatataattatataaatttatataaaatccttaaataatgtaattaacattgatttcattaaaaaaatctcaAATATCTTttcagaaaaaaatttttaaagaaaaaatcatttagaaaacaaatttaaaatcataaTGAAAccatagaaaaaaaataaacataataatGAATCCCCTAAaacatcaaaatatttattttagaaaaatttttatttctaataaatggTTTCtgacaaaaaatttaaattcataaagtaggatttaaaaaattgaaaaagtattgaaattgttttaaatatgttatgtaaaacatttgaatctaatttcaaaaattcttaataactttttcaaaaataagaatatttagattcatgttaaaatttaattcagAGATTATCTCTtgaaaaattctttaaaataaataatttttggaGTTTCtgaattaatttaaaaataaatactaaaaagataatattttttaatgaaaattcttagtaacatttaaaaatatttctgcTAACGATAATAGTATAAatgtacatttttattaacagaAACACTATTTGAATATATGACATTTGTATCtaatgataaagaaatattatctattttttagaaaaaaaaattattatgaaaaataatttaataatatataatatttgaaatgataaaatatatttgtatgatgttatgttaaaaaaaattttaatcgtaagttaaaaaaaatattttaatcaactaattcatattaattttagatgATTGCAAAGGTTCTACTTCATTAATAACTTATAAAGGTATTTTTAAGTACAAATTTATGTCTACACGTTTAATTAGTTATTCTGATAAATTTCAAGATATTATAGATAATGTATTTCAATACTTAcgtattttatataatataattatttatttgaataataGCTTAACaattaacttaaaaaaataggtaaaattaataaaaaaaatttttttgataaattatttcctTTAATATCCTATAAATTTACATCaaagtataaattataagtttaatattatctCACACCTACTGGAAGTAcattattaatagaaaaaaaaattttttttttaaaaaaaagaaagaaaatgaaatttttatacaataatttgtaaataattaatttaaaagtatcttaatttaatgaaaaataaaaaagttatataaaaataaaatatttaagtacTATGAAAGTTTATCAGAAATTTAATAACTGGAAACATAGTAATTTTGTCATTACTTgctataataattatttcaacAAAACTTCCCACCATTCGCATACTTATATAATTGCTTTTCATACAAAttacttaatattttaatgtaaaaaataagtatttattgtgataaaataaaaataaaaacatttaaataacgTAAATTAAGCTCGGTCATTGATGTCAGAGAATTAGTtgtaacttttatataaatattattgtaagttgtttattattttttcctcTTTTGAATAAtgcaaaattaatttttagaattattttagtagaaaaacaaaattgaaattttttcatttatttgggtaaaaaaatttggtttaaacaaaatacaattttgataatatttatttaatttaaataagatagttttttcttttttatataataacatttctattttgataaattataattttaaaaatttgttaaataatctATTTGCATACgacaaattataaataactttttttttgttaaattatattatttatgacTAATAAACTATAAGACAAAATaatcaatattttaaataaagttatgaaatttatttgttaaacaaaccattatatttgattaaaaaatttattttaatattttaatcttcatttaaaataacacaAATAATTCTTGTTTATAGTAAATTTCCACAACAATAAGTTAACAAATTagaaatttaataacaacttttttagaagaaaaattattattctataaataatcaatttacaaataaaaaaatataattaaaaaaagcttATTGAATCGCaattatagaaataaatttttaaatcaatgttttttaatgatataataaataatatttatgtagagtttactatttttagaaatttttccaagtattttacaattaattaattactacattttttaatgtgtTTTCTGTAATTGTATAAAGTATTTTACATTTGTACAACTAAAGTTTTTGTTGCTACATCATATACAGCTCGATTATAGGGAAAAACATAAGCCGCACAACTAATtggataaaaaaagtttattgtGAAATTCTTTATAATTGATCTTGCTAAAGCTTTTGCAAATGAAACACCCTCAGTTCTTGTTACTGTATATGTACCTGCTATTTCCTGATTTTGTTGTATAGAAACACAatctataattttaataccCATTACAAATTTACCAGGTGTACATCCCTTTGGAAGAATACTAAATCCAAAAGCAATTAATATTGCTTCAACAATTGAAGATGTAGCTTTAAGCATTAAATCTGCAGGTAACAATCCTTGTGTTAAATCCACTATATTTTGAATATCTATTTCATctgttattaatttttcatattcttttatatccctattaattaattttgtaaatatatggAAATACAAATCTTTAAAACATACAAATATCCAATTTcaacaattataaataataaactaagtttaataaaaaaaaatataaaaaaatctaatatTTCAGCCAAAAGTCTTTTACTATAACTAGCAACATGTACATTTTCTGTTACTCTAATATCACTATCAAGCCTCCATAAATGTCTTCTAAACCAATTTGAATCCCTTTGTCTTTGAATATTAAAGCTAACTGTATTTTGTCCTAAtccaaaaatatttcttgtaCCCTGTTGACTAGCATTAATATTTCTCATCATAGCATTATAAGCATTTTGATGAGCTATCTGATGAGCAGTGTTTTGATATTCATTAGCCTTCTTCTGAGCATACATCCATTTTGAAACTTCTTTAGCAAATTCTTTAGCTGAACcataatctttttttctattataaacaaaagaAGTGTATGGTTCCATaatttagtattaaaaaaaatacaggaaaaatatttttattttctaactttttatttattcgaTTGTGTAAAATAAGAATATATACGTGTTTGTAGCGAAGAAACTTTGTTCCAAGGGTTAAAATTTAAGTATACGAAAGGGTATCGTTTTCCAAAATTGTATACCTCAATAACGAGGTAAGAGTTTATGCAATAAAGTTTGTGTTTCAATTTatctaattaattttatattctaaAATGGGAGATTCATATGATGATGAACATATGAATCCACAAAACATATCATTGATGGGAGAGACTTCAGATGACAAACTACCAATGGCAGAAgaatattcatttaaaacaGAGGAAAAAGAACATTTCGATGAATCTTCAGATGTTCCATTAAATGAGATTGCAAGTGAATCAATGAAAGAATATGAGGAAAgcttaaataatataaaagattttagtAGAAAGTCAGAAATATCTTATCCATCAACGTCAAATGATATATCATCGTATTCGTCAAAACCATTGCAGAATGAAAATGGCGCCCAGAAAAATGATACGGTAAGtgtagaaatatttatatcttggttgaataattaatttatgacTATATGATAAAGAAGaaaatgtaattattttcttgTTCCATTAAATATGATAGAAAAGTTAGTTTAATTTAGGgtaaagtaataataatacgtTGTGAGAAAAGTTTTAACAACATTTAGTCAATGGAAggaattaaatttaaataaaattttattagataatCGTATATGATAGTATGACAATTGAAACATAAtgtaatatcatttttaaaaaa
Proteins encoded in this region:
- a CDS encoding Protein FAM8A1, with translation MEPYTSFVYNRKKDYGSAKEFAKEVSKWMYAQKKANEYQNTAHQIAHQNAYNAMMRNINASQQGTRNIFGLGQNTVSFNIQRQRDSNWFRRHLWRLDSDIRVTENVHVASYSKRLLAEILDFFIFFFIKLSLLFIIVEIGYLDIKEYEKLITDEIDIQNIVDLTQGLLPADLMLKATSSIVEAILIAFGFSILPKGCTPGKFVMGIKIIDCVSIQQNQEIAGTYTVTRTEGVSFAKALARSIIKNFTINFFYPISCAAYVFPYNRAVYDVATKTLVVQM
- a CDS encoding Snapin/Pallidin/Snn1 family-containing protein; translated protein: MANFYLKFEKFSIIEWIIIYICITISIFLILYCFTNCLYEKLLIIIFSTSKSRKMESRTVTAIQIEKDNMNLVQPLIAKLDEQVKLTRKSQTDLSSKIQEVSSYLKEITDKLDRPFELDSYARKLEENNARILNVQTTLISIQERIGELQRNIQKEAYQTKEACNLTTNS